In Lodderomyces elongisporus chromosome 1, complete sequence, a genomic segment contains:
- the RPL21A gene encoding 60S ribosomal protein L21A gives MGKSRGYRSGTRYAFQRDFKKHGAIPLSTYLKVYKVGDIVDIKANGSIQKGMPHKYYHGKTGIIFNVTKSSVGVIINKVVGNRYIEKRVNLRVEHVKHSACRQEFLNRVKTNAAKKREAKANGEYVNLKRAAAKPRDARVVAASENVPQTLAPVAYETFI, from the exons atggGTAAATC TCGTGGTTACAGATCAGGTACTCGTTACGCTTTCCAACGTGACTTCAAGAAGCATGGTGCTATTCCATTGTCCACATACTTGAAGGTCTACAAAGTCGGTGACATTGTTGATATCAAGGCTAACGGTTCTATCCAAAAGGGTATGCCACACAAGTACTACCACGGTAAGACCGGTATTATTTTCAACGTTACCAAGTCATCCGTCGGTGTTATCATCAACAAGGTTGTTGGAAACAGATACATTGAAAAGAGAGTCAACTTGAGAGTTGAGCACGTTAAGCACTCTGCTTGTCGTCAAGAATTCTTGAACAGAGTCAAGACCAACGCTGCCAAGAAGAGAGAAGCTAAGGCTAACGGTGAATACGTTAACTTGAAGAGAGCTGCTGCTAAGCCAAGAGATGCTAgagttgttgctgcttcagaAAACGTTCCACAAACTTTGGCTCCTGTTGCTTACGAAACTTTCATTTAA
- the RPS9B gene encoding ribosomal 40S subunit protein S9B produces MPRAPRTYSKTYSTPARPYESARLDAELKLAGEYGLKNKREIYRIGFQLSKIRRAARDLLTRDEKDPKRLFEGNALIRRLVRVGVLSEDKMKLDYVLALRIEDFLERRLQTQVFKLGLARSIHHARVLISQRHIAVGRQIVNVPSFTVRLDSQKHIDFAPTSPYGGGRPGRNKRKSQNKKSEGAEDEEEE; encoded by the exons ATGCCTC GTGCTCCAAGAACTTACTCAAAGACTTACTCTACCCCAGCTAGACCATACGAATCAGCTCGTTTGGATGCTGAATTGAAATTGGCTGGTGAATACGGTTTAAAGAACAAGAGAGAAATCTACAGAATTGGTTTCCAATTGTCCAAGATTAGAAGAGCTGCTCGTGACTTGTTGACCAGAGATGAAAAGGACCCAAAGAGATTGTTCGAAGGTAATGCTTTGATCAGAAGATTGGTGAGAGTTGGTGTTTTGTCTGAAGACAAGATGAAGTTGGATTATGTCTTGGCTTTGAGAATCGAAGATTTCTTGGAGAGAAGATTGCAAACTcaagttttcaaattggGTTTGGCTAGATCCATCCACCACGCCAGAGTCTTGATCTCCCAAAGACACATTGCCGTTGGTAGACAAATTGTCAATGTCCCATCATTCACTGTCAGATTGGACTCACAAAAACACATTGACTTTGCCCCAACCTCACCATACGGTGGTGGTAGACCAGGTAGAAACAAGAGAAAGTCACAAAACAAGAAGTCTGAAGGTGCTGAAGACGAAGAGGAAGAGTAA